One part of the Leucoraja erinacea ecotype New England chromosome 17, Leri_hhj_1, whole genome shotgun sequence genome encodes these proteins:
- the LOC129705252 gene encoding oxidative stress-induced growth inhibitor 1-like isoform X1: MHSSCLGARPQQIENSGNIGSSVWTMDQTMKELTPIPVVIIGNGPSAICLSYFLSGYRPYFKESSVHPNPILQRKLEANRGKSIVNQDLQFLSEGLEGRSHSPVGILFDSLLRPDADLGVSVDSVLSWRLEPDQYIPHLALGKGPLGGVWHSIEGSVFTLSLGDWMELPDLPFRDWMRDKRRCLRNDRATTADIAQYYQHYVHAKGLEGNFVCGTVVTSVRRFSGPSDREEEPCMAQAAGAQTADTSTRTGLFEVSGYSQMKDGSKETFCIYAENIVLATGTYDSPARLGVDGEDLPFIYHTTSDVETAISEHQRGMSSDPILVVGAGLTAADAIIAARHSNAPVVHVFRREVNDPSLIFNQLPKVMYPEYHKVHQMMIRQVCISTGPYDDYLSLPRHQVIGFTPDSKCILRDLESRENRIVNFSTALVLIGSDPNLTFLPDCGRSLAVNVGMPVHAKRNPIEVDCYTYQCVQESGVYALGPLVADNFVRFLQGGALAVISALLKDRADA, translated from the exons ATGCACAGCAGCTGTCTCGGTGCCCGGCCCCAGCAG ATTGAGAACTCTGGAAACATTGGAAGCAGTGTGTGGACAATGGACCAGACCATGAAAGAACTTACTCCCATCCCTGTCGTTATAATCG gGAATGGTCCTTCAGCCATTTGTCTGTCATACTTCCTATCAGGATATAGACCTTACTTCAAGGAATCTTCAGTCCATCCCAATCCTATTCTTCAACGGAAATTGGAGGCAAATCGGGGGAAATCCATTGTAAATCAG GACCTGCAGTTCCTGTCTGAGGGATTGGAAGGCCGTTCACACAGCCCGGTTGGCATCCTGTTTGATTCTCTTCTTCGTCCTGATGCTGATTTGGGTGTATCTGTGGATTCAGTGCTCAGCTGGAGGCTTGAACCTGACCAATATATTCCTCACCTGGCTCTGGGCAAAGGACCACTGGGAGGAGTTTGGCAC TCTATAGAGGGTTCCGTCTTCACCCTCAGCCTTGGGGACTGGATGGAGCTGCCCGACCTCCCTTTCAGGGACTGGATGAGGGACAAGAGAAG GTGCCTACGGAACGACAGAGCCACAACGGCGGACATTGCCCAGTACTACCAGCACTACGTCCATGCTAAAGGGCTGGAGGGCAACTTCGTGTGCGGGACCGTTGTCACCTCGGTGAGGCGGTTCAGTGGGCCTTCTGACCGGGAAGAGGAGCCATGCATGGCCCAAGCGGCCGGAGCTCAAACCGCCGACACCTCCACTCGCACCGGCCTGTTCGAGGTGTCCGGTTATAGTCAAATGAAGGATGGCTCGAAAGAGACCTTCTGCATCTATGCGGAAAACATTGTCCTGGCCACGGGCACTTACGATAGCCCCGCTCGACTTGGTGTGGACGGAGAAGATCTTCCATTCATTTACCACACGACTTCGGACGTGGAAACGGCCATCAGCGAGCATCAAAGGGGAATGAGCAGTGACCCTATTTTGGTAGTGGGGGCTGGTCTGACTGCTGCCGATGCTATCATCGCCGCTCGCCACAGCAATGCCCCAGTGGTCCATGTGTTCCGCAGGGAGGTGAATGACCCATCTCTGATCTTCAACCAACTCCCCAAAGTGATGTATCCGGAATACCACAAGGTTCATCAGATGATGATACGGCAGGTCTGTATCAGCACCGGCCCGTACGACGACTACCTCAGCCTTCCGAGGCACCAGGTGATCGGTTTCACCCCCGACAGCAAGTGCATCCTTCGGGACTTGGAGTCGAGAGAAAACAGGATAGTCAACTTCTCCACAGCCCTCGTCCTGATTGGTTCAGACCCCAACCTGACGTTCCTGCCTGACTGTGGAAGGTCGCTGGCAGTCAATGTGGGGATGCCAGTGCACGCCAAACGCAACCCCATCGAGGTGGACTGCTACACGTACCAGTGCGTGCAGGAGAGTGGCGTCTATGCCCTCGGGCCGCTGGTGGCCGACAACTTTGTCCGCTTCCTGCAAGGAGGTGCTCTGGCCGTCATCAGTGCTCTGCTCAAGGACCGGGCCGATGCCTAA
- the LOC129705252 gene encoding oxidative stress-induced growth inhibitor 1-like isoform X2, giving the protein MDQTMKELTPIPVVIIGNGPSAICLSYFLSGYRPYFKESSVHPNPILQRKLEANRGKSIVNQDLQFLSEGLEGRSHSPVGILFDSLLRPDADLGVSVDSVLSWRLEPDQYIPHLALGKGPLGGVWHSIEGSVFTLSLGDWMELPDLPFRDWMRDKRRCLRNDRATTADIAQYYQHYVHAKGLEGNFVCGTVVTSVRRFSGPSDREEEPCMAQAAGAQTADTSTRTGLFEVSGYSQMKDGSKETFCIYAENIVLATGTYDSPARLGVDGEDLPFIYHTTSDVETAISEHQRGMSSDPILVVGAGLTAADAIIAARHSNAPVVHVFRREVNDPSLIFNQLPKVMYPEYHKVHQMMIRQVCISTGPYDDYLSLPRHQVIGFTPDSKCILRDLESRENRIVNFSTALVLIGSDPNLTFLPDCGRSLAVNVGMPVHAKRNPIEVDCYTYQCVQESGVYALGPLVADNFVRFLQGGALAVISALLKDRADA; this is encoded by the exons ATGGACCAGACCATGAAAGAACTTACTCCCATCCCTGTCGTTATAATCG gGAATGGTCCTTCAGCCATTTGTCTGTCATACTTCCTATCAGGATATAGACCTTACTTCAAGGAATCTTCAGTCCATCCCAATCCTATTCTTCAACGGAAATTGGAGGCAAATCGGGGGAAATCCATTGTAAATCAG GACCTGCAGTTCCTGTCTGAGGGATTGGAAGGCCGTTCACACAGCCCGGTTGGCATCCTGTTTGATTCTCTTCTTCGTCCTGATGCTGATTTGGGTGTATCTGTGGATTCAGTGCTCAGCTGGAGGCTTGAACCTGACCAATATATTCCTCACCTGGCTCTGGGCAAAGGACCACTGGGAGGAGTTTGGCAC TCTATAGAGGGTTCCGTCTTCACCCTCAGCCTTGGGGACTGGATGGAGCTGCCCGACCTCCCTTTCAGGGACTGGATGAGGGACAAGAGAAG GTGCCTACGGAACGACAGAGCCACAACGGCGGACATTGCCCAGTACTACCAGCACTACGTCCATGCTAAAGGGCTGGAGGGCAACTTCGTGTGCGGGACCGTTGTCACCTCGGTGAGGCGGTTCAGTGGGCCTTCTGACCGGGAAGAGGAGCCATGCATGGCCCAAGCGGCCGGAGCTCAAACCGCCGACACCTCCACTCGCACCGGCCTGTTCGAGGTGTCCGGTTATAGTCAAATGAAGGATGGCTCGAAAGAGACCTTCTGCATCTATGCGGAAAACATTGTCCTGGCCACGGGCACTTACGATAGCCCCGCTCGACTTGGTGTGGACGGAGAAGATCTTCCATTCATTTACCACACGACTTCGGACGTGGAAACGGCCATCAGCGAGCATCAAAGGGGAATGAGCAGTGACCCTATTTTGGTAGTGGGGGCTGGTCTGACTGCTGCCGATGCTATCATCGCCGCTCGCCACAGCAATGCCCCAGTGGTCCATGTGTTCCGCAGGGAGGTGAATGACCCATCTCTGATCTTCAACCAACTCCCCAAAGTGATGTATCCGGAATACCACAAGGTTCATCAGATGATGATACGGCAGGTCTGTATCAGCACCGGCCCGTACGACGACTACCTCAGCCTTCCGAGGCACCAGGTGATCGGTTTCACCCCCGACAGCAAGTGCATCCTTCGGGACTTGGAGTCGAGAGAAAACAGGATAGTCAACTTCTCCACAGCCCTCGTCCTGATTGGTTCAGACCCCAACCTGACGTTCCTGCCTGACTGTGGAAGGTCGCTGGCAGTCAATGTGGGGATGCCAGTGCACGCCAAACGCAACCCCATCGAGGTGGACTGCTACACGTACCAGTGCGTGCAGGAGAGTGGCGTCTATGCCCTCGGGCCGCTGGTGGCCGACAACTTTGTCCGCTTCCTGCAAGGAGGTGCTCTGGCCGTCATCAGTGCTCTGCTCAAGGACCGGGCCGATGCCTAA